The genomic interval CAAGTCACCAATTATCGGATAGTTGTTTCagagtatataagtggatgtaaATCTAACTTTATGAGtcaattttataaagttgagttagacttgAAATCAACTTTCTAACAACAATAATGAATGAAAAAAAGTTGAAAGgaacaaatttagaaaatatgaaTCTTGAAGGACCTAAATGATAGTATTATCCTAAAAAAAAGCACACAAATGAATGATGGAGCATCATAAAGTAAACCCAACATTTAAGGCATGGTTGTCATGATTCTAAGCTCTGATGTTTGATGATGAAACAATGCTATTGTACTAGTGAAGCTTTTCTCCATTTCAAGTAGTTTTCTGTCATGCCAAAAGAAAAATACTCATTTATCATTGCAAATCTCTGCATGGTGgtgagcaaagagaaaaaaagaagaaacaataaCATTTATGAGGTGCAATAGAAGAACTTAATGAATCAATGTTTTTTAAAAGCATGATTTCCCATCACTGATTAATAATCAGAAGAATCTGACATGaaaatttcaattttgaaaGTTGTATTACGCACCAAAGGCTTGTCTCTTATGATGTGAGGACATATACGAAGCAACTTGGGTATTTGATGATTCTAGGTTACTTTCTGAGTAATCCAAAAACATAGAGTTTAGATGCTTTGCAGCCTCCAAGCTCCCTGTACCAGCACAATACCTCAGTTCAGATGCATCAGAAGTGCATGTTACAAACGCATGCCACCTGCTTGCAAGTGAAACAATGCCTTGAGCTCTATGTGAAATCTTTGTTGCTGCATGCAAACAAATAATTATTCCAACCACTTGAACAAGCGTAGAAACCTGAAACAATGGAAAATAAACAATAATGGAACATTTTGGTTGTGTTGATAACATTAAGATTTAATGACAGGCTCAAGAATAACCTTGGAATTTGAATGTTGGTCTAACACAAATTTATAAGACTTTCTTAAGGATTCTCTTCCACTTATGTATTATTCTACTTTCTTAAGGATTCTCTTCAATTTGAATACATAAACTGTTTTCAATACAAAGAAAGATCTGAACTTACAGCAAAATCTCCACCACTTATGAAAGTCAGAGCTCCACCATATCCAGTGACCTGTAATAGAGTCACAAATTGGCTAGCAGTGACAACCAAGAACTGTAGAAGAAGGAAAATTCTGAACCTGTGGCTTATCTTGGACAAATGGTATCGCAACCGAATGTGCTCCTCCATAAAAACCAACACATCATTCTCCCTTTGCAAGAGTTTCCCATAATCATCGAAATGAATGAGTTGCAAACTGCAGACCAAGTGAAATAGAACACAAGCCGAAAAAGAGATTGCAGTCACACAAGTCCATGACACAATCAGAGCCATCAAAACAGCAAAAGAGAGCCACAATGATCCTTCTTCTACCAAGGAAAGTCGAGTGATTTCTCGGGCTGTCTTCAAAAGGAAACATGACAACACCCACAGAATGATCAAGCGCAAAGACCCCTAACAGCAAAACACCCTTTTAGCAGTCTTCTAATGATGCTGAATCCCCTAAAAATACTATAAAACACAACCCCCAACAACCTTAAACAGGGCTACATACATTACCAAAGCAAGCACATACGTTCAAAGAACGCAAAAGCCAAGTAATCGAGAAATTATTACATGATTTTGGACCAACACATGTTTATGATTCCATTAcaacttttaaatttatgagAAAGAGTTaataaaacttaattatatatCATGCAGAAATTATTACAGAACCATGTAATAATATCTTAGAAAACTGGACTTCATCAAGCTCCAAATTTAGTGGAAATGTTAAAATTTAGTCCTCACCGAAATCTGTTTTACGTAATCATGGTGAAAACATGGCATTTGAGCAACGTGGCGGTCAACGAAGAGGAACCTAGTGAGGCCATACTTGCGAAGATTGCGAGAGAGGCAGATCAAGGACACAGCAGCAAGACAACTCTGAAATGCAACAATGCCAATTTCAAAACCCTTTATCTGATTCTTGTCTGTGTCATACACCTGAAGGGCCACCAGTGGCACCGCCACTCCCACAGCCACGAAAGCTGTCCAAGACACGGTGAAGCTCAACAATGATGACTGGTTGAAGCCAAGTATTGTGAGAAGCGCTTCTAAACGTGCAAGGATATCATCAAGAGGTGTTTCTTCATCGTTGAAGTTGCTTTCTTGTGGTTGGTGTTGGTGGCTTTGGTTTGAGTTTGAAGTTAAGAAGGGAGTGTTGGTGTGAATGGGAAGATGTTCTGCTCTTTGCATGGCCATGACTTTCTTTACGAAATCTAAGGACCCAAAAAACGGCATCATATGAAGATTTTCGGTTTTGTGGGGAAAGAGGAACACCATCAAACTCTTTTGACTTTTGACATAGAAAAAGTGGAACAATGAAGCAAAGCATTTTGCATTTGACCCCAATCAGGCATTCCCTTTTGCATTGAAGTTTGAGAGCTATTAAGGAATAAGAGTTTTTTTCTTGGCAAGTGGGGAATTAAAAGAACCTTATGTTCTGGTTTTAGTCATTTCTGacgtaaaataatctactaaaAGCATGCCAATGGCCGGCCAA from Phaseolus vulgaris cultivar G19833 chromosome 1, P. vulgaris v2.0, whole genome shotgun sequence carries:
- the LOC137815234 gene encoding uncharacterized protein isoform X2 — encoded protein: MVFLFPHKTENLHMMPFFGSLDFVKKVMAMQRAEHLPIHTNTPFLTSNSNQSHQHQPQESNFNDEETPLDDILARLEALLTILGFNQSSLLSFTVSWTAFVAVGVAVPLVALQVYDTDKNQIKGFEIGIVAFQSCLAAVSLICLSRNLRKYGLTRFLFVDRHVAQMPCFHHDYVKQISGSLRLIILWVLSCFLLKTAREITRLSLVEEGSLWLSFAVLMALIVSWTCVTAISFSACVLFHLVCSLQLIHFDDYGKLLQRENDVLVFMEEHIRLRYHLSKISHRFRIFLLLQFLVVTASQFVTLLQVTGYGGALTFISGGDFAVSTLVQVVGIIICLHAATKISHRAQGIVSLASRWHAFVTCTSDASELRYCAGTGSLEAAKHLNSMFLDYSESNLESSNTQVASYMSSHHKRQAFENYLKWRKASLVQ
- the LOC137815234 gene encoding uncharacterized protein isoform X1: MVFLFPHKTENLHMMPFFGSLDFVKKVMAMQRAEHLPIHTNTPFLTSNSNQSHQHQPQESNFNDEETPLDDILARLEALLTILGFNQSSLLSFTVSWTAFVAVGVAVPLVALQVYDTDKNQIKGFEIGIVAFQSCLAAVSLICLSRNLRKYGLTRFLFVDRHVAQMPCFHHDYVKQISGSLRLIILWVLSCFLLKTAREITRLSLVEEGSLWLSFAVLMALIVSWTCVTAISFSACVLFHLVCSLQLIHFDDYGKLLQRENDVLVFMEEHIRLRYHLSKISHRFRIFLLLQFLVVTASQFVTLLQVTGYGGALTFISGGDFAVSTLVQVVGIIICLHAATKISHRAQGIVSLASRWHAFVTCTSDASELRYCAGTGSLEAAKHLNSMFLDYSESNLESSNTQVASYMSSHHKRQAFVMYLQTNGGGISIFGWTVDRSLVNTIFFFELTLVTFVLSRTILS